From the genome of Terriglobales bacterium, one region includes:
- a CDS encoding ABC transporter permease yields MQTLAQDIRYALRQLRNSPGFTITALLTLAIGIGANTAIFTLVHGVLMKSLPVANPAQLYKLGNEYNCCVEGDLQDNWSMFAYNFYEYARDHTPAFEELAAAQTNRPDLTVRRADSNAAAEALSGEFVSGNYFSTLGVRAYAGRTIAPNDDKIGAPAVAVISYRTWQLKYGSDPSLVGANVMLNGIPANVIGVSAPGFFGDRLESDPPDFWIPISQEPVFRRENSLLRLPATAWLYMIGRLRPDANPTQVSAQLTTELRQYLMTPGNSNQHMDLKKLDKQMIHLAPGGGGINSMKDDYEQGLLLLMSASGAVLIIACANLANLLLARGAATRLRTSLQLAIGATRGRIIRAQVTESLVLSIAGGALGLLIAMYASKAMLLIAFRGSTNVPISTAPSLPVLGFTTLVAILTGIIFGVGPAWMASHTDPAEALRGATRVTGDASALPQRSLIVLQAAVSLVLLTVAALLTQTLRNLDNQDYGIQREGRLLVQFNPQSAGYTQERLVGLYQQMDNRFSHLPGVITASMSLYTAQQGNNWGESIHFAGKTGEFGSSWDRVSAHYFETIGTPIVRGRGFSDQDTATSQKVAVINEAFARKYFPNEDPIGKHFGKDEQSHAGDYEIVGVAKDAKYQDASRPARSMFFVPLPQKIKYDVPVDNMVEDSSMYMGTIELHLQGDPDSFAPYVRRTLGEIDPNLTPTSIRSFDEQVKIQASAHTLIGRLSSAFGFIALLLASVGLYGVTAYRVARRTSEVGLRMALGANRTDIVSLILRGAFSQVGIGLLIGVPFCFLAKRWLQHQLYGIGKFDPTSLIIAIAVLGICAFVASLLPAGRAAAIEPMKALRTE; encoded by the coding sequence ATGCAGACTTTGGCGCAGGACATTCGTTACGCGCTGCGGCAGTTGCGCAACTCGCCGGGATTCACTATTACAGCTTTGCTGACGCTGGCGATCGGCATCGGCGCAAACACGGCGATTTTCACCCTCGTGCATGGTGTTCTGATGAAGTCGCTGCCTGTAGCCAATCCAGCGCAGCTGTACAAGCTGGGCAATGAATACAACTGCTGCGTCGAGGGCGATCTACAAGACAACTGGTCAATGTTCGCCTACAACTTCTACGAGTACGCGCGAGATCACACGCCCGCCTTCGAGGAACTTGCTGCTGCGCAAACCAACCGTCCCGACCTCACTGTCCGGCGTGCAGATTCAAATGCCGCTGCTGAGGCGCTTTCAGGTGAGTTTGTCTCTGGAAATTACTTTTCAACTCTCGGCGTCCGTGCGTATGCGGGCCGGACAATTGCTCCCAACGATGACAAGATTGGCGCGCCTGCAGTTGCAGTGATCAGCTATCGCACTTGGCAGCTGAAGTATGGCTCCGACCCATCACTTGTCGGAGCGAACGTTATGCTCAACGGCATCCCAGCCAACGTTATTGGAGTGTCTGCTCCGGGTTTTTTCGGCGATCGCCTGGAGAGCGATCCGCCTGATTTTTGGATTCCGATTTCGCAGGAACCCGTCTTTCGTCGGGAAAACTCGCTGCTGCGTCTGCCGGCGACCGCGTGGCTCTACATGATCGGCCGACTTCGTCCCGACGCTAATCCCACACAGGTATCTGCTCAGCTAACAACTGAACTGCGGCAGTACTTGATGACCCCGGGCAATTCCAACCAACACATGGATCTCAAGAAACTCGACAAACAGATGATCCATCTGGCTCCGGGTGGCGGCGGCATTAACTCCATGAAGGACGACTACGAGCAGGGCCTGCTCCTGTTGATGTCTGCCTCGGGTGCAGTCCTCATCATCGCCTGTGCCAACTTGGCGAACTTACTCTTGGCGCGTGGAGCTGCAACTCGGCTGCGAACTTCTCTTCAATTGGCCATTGGCGCAACTCGCGGACGCATCATTCGCGCACAGGTGACCGAGAGCCTGGTTTTGTCGATCGCCGGAGGTGCTCTCGGATTGTTGATTGCGATGTACGCAAGCAAGGCAATGCTGCTGATCGCTTTTCGTGGATCGACGAACGTACCGATCTCGACTGCCCCATCCCTGCCCGTGCTCGGGTTTACGACTCTCGTCGCGATTCTCACCGGAATCATCTTCGGCGTTGGGCCGGCATGGATGGCCTCTCACACCGATCCCGCGGAAGCACTTCGCGGCGCTACTCGCGTAACGGGAGACGCCTCCGCTCTGCCGCAACGCTCACTCATTGTCCTGCAGGCGGCGGTATCGCTCGTGCTCCTCACCGTGGCGGCGTTGCTCACGCAGACACTGCGCAATCTCGACAATCAGGATTATGGAATCCAGCGCGAAGGCAGGCTCCTGGTTCAGTTCAATCCGCAGAGCGCGGGTTACACGCAAGAGCGATTGGTGGGGCTGTACCAGCAAATGGACAATCGATTTTCCCACTTGCCGGGAGTAATCACGGCAAGCATGTCGCTTTACACGGCGCAACAAGGGAATAACTGGGGAGAGAGTATTCACTTTGCCGGCAAGACCGGGGAATTCGGTTCATCGTGGGACCGCGTGAGCGCACATTACTTCGAGACAATTGGCACTCCGATCGTTCGCGGCCGTGGCTTTAGTGACCAGGACACAGCTACTTCACAGAAGGTGGCAGTGATCAATGAAGCATTTGCTCGCAAATACTTCCCGAATGAGGATCCAATCGGCAAGCACTTCGGCAAGGATGAGCAGAGCCACGCCGGCGACTACGAGATCGTGGGAGTAGCAAAGGACGCAAAGTACCAGGATGCATCCCGGCCTGCACGTTCCATGTTCTTCGTGCCGCTTCCACAAAAGATCAAATATGACGTGCCGGTGGACAACATGGTCGAGGACTCCTCTATGTACATGGGCACCATCGAGCTACATTTGCAAGGTGATCCTGATAGCTTCGCTCCATATGTCCGTCGAACCCTCGGAGAAATTGACCCGAATCTCACGCCCACGTCCATACGCAGCTTCGACGAGCAGGTGAAGATTCAAGCCAGCGCTCACACGCTGATAGGCCGCCTGAGTAGCGCATTCGGCTTTATCGCACTCCTCCTGGCTTCGGTGGGACTCTATGGAGTTACGGCATATCGCGTGGCGCGTCGCACCAGCGAAGTTGGTCTACGGATGGCACTTGGGGCAAACCGAACTGACATAGTCTCGTTGATCCTGCGCGGAGCGTTTTCCCAAGTCGGAATCGGATTGCTGATCGGAGTCCCGTTCTGCTTTCTTGCCAAGCGCTGGCTGCAGCATCAGCTCTACGGGATCGGCAAGTTCGATCCGACGAGCCTGATTATTGCGATTGCAGTGCTTGGGATCTGCGCATTCGTCGCAAGCTTACTTCCCGCCGGCCGTGCGGCGGCGATTGAGCCAATGAAAGCATTGAGGACTGAATAA
- a CDS encoding prepilin-type N-terminal cleavage/methylation domain-containing protein: MVNRTKTRVSSTAGLCGFTLIELMIVISIILILVAIAVPAYQQSLLRAKEAILRQDLKTMRDQIDNFTMDKEKAPQSLQDLIDAGYLRKIPKDPFTGSEETWQVENSDTLISLDQTEPGISDVHSGSNQIGSDGTAYSSW; encoded by the coding sequence ATGGTGAATCGTACAAAAACGAGGGTCAGCAGCACTGCGGGCCTGTGCGGCTTTACGCTGATCGAGTTAATGATTGTTATCTCGATCATCCTGATTCTCGTGGCAATCGCTGTGCCTGCGTACCAGCAATCATTGCTCCGCGCCAAAGAGGCTATACTCCGGCAAGATCTCAAAACCATGCGTGATCAGATCGATAACTTCACCATGGACAAAGAGAAGGCGCCGCAATCGCTGCAAGACCTGATTGATGCGGGATATCTACGAAAAATTCCGAAAGACCCGTTTACCGGTTCGGAGGAAACCTGGCAAGTGGAAAACTCAGACACGCTGATCAGCCTCGATCAAACCGAACCCGGCATTTCCGATGTGCACAGCGGCTCAAATCAGATCGGCAGCGACGGCACAGCTTATAGCAGTTGGTGA
- a CDS encoding prepilin-type N-terminal cleavage/methylation domain-containing protein: MHRALRRHVLAGNRGITLIELIIAIAIIGLLAGAAVPIVRVRVKRDREIELKRDLWEMRDAIDRYKDAADRGAFQTKVDSLGYPPDMQTLVDGVDVQGKKLRFLRRIPVDPMTGSTEWGMRSNQDDPDSTSWGGQNVFDVFTKSEGTALDGTKYNTW; this comes from the coding sequence ATGCATCGAGCTTTGCGGCGTCACGTCCTTGCAGGCAATCGCGGTATAACGCTGATCGAATTGATCATCGCGATTGCCATCATTGGTTTGCTCGCGGGGGCGGCGGTGCCCATCGTTCGGGTTCGCGTGAAGCGTGATAGGGAAATCGAATTGAAACGCGATCTGTGGGAGATGCGAGACGCGATTGATCGCTACAAAGATGCCGCGGATCGCGGTGCCTTCCAAACCAAGGTCGATAGCCTGGGATATCCGCCGGACATGCAGACGCTCGTGGATGGTGTAGACGTGCAAGGCAAAAAACTGCGTTTTTTGCGGCGGATTCCAGTTGATCCGATGACCGGAAGTACCGAATGGGGAATGCGCTCCAACCAGGATGATCCAGATTCCACCTCCTGGGGTGGGCAAAATGTCTTCGACGTGTTTACCAAAAGCGAAGGCACAGCGCTGGATGGAACGAAGTACAACACATGGTGA
- a CDS encoding cohesin domain-containing protein, whose protein sequence is MRISNRSTLLLLACVLAVSTSHAESAKSLYHKGQQAEARQNYLEAYEAYKAAYDEKPTDLRYRSSFERMKFQAAAVHVKHGQQLRQNGELEKALQEFQTAAQIDPSSFIAQQEITRTKAQIAAATGQGNTSQQEPKRDDILRQRIEQAQGPVALAPINDLSINMHISGDSKTIYQTIGKLAGVNILFDPDYVARQLPALELNGVTLQEALSIVSIQSGTFWRPVTPNTIFVAPNTQTKRKDLDQSVVKTFYLTNANSQTEFQDIANTLRTILDITRVQPIAAENALVVRGTPDQVALASKIVGDLDKSRAEVVVDVAILQVSREKMRNLGFTPSLANGPIGIQLIPPGQTTTTNPNANNGQQQSTTTSNNGLTLNTFAHLNATDFAVSVPQAQLNALFSDSDTKLLQNPEIRASDGQKASLKIGSRIPIATGSFQPGIGGVGINPLVNTQFQYLDVGVNIDVQPTVHLNGDVTLKVTMDISSQTNTVSIGGIDQPVISQRKIDHQIRLREGEVNLMGGIFEDQDQKNYTGIPGLGQVPILKYIFGSQKIDHLQNEVVFVLIPHLVRDQDVTDLNLRPIDVGTGTGIELRVTPNRPGRGGQGEAPSPQGQLQQQQPRTAAPSSTAALSNPAAAPAPTVGGVQVPPPQSVSPATTSSGQQSATPSGQAVLRFDPASITTTNGGTFTVGVTMNGGADVASVPLQITYDPKHLSVVKIDNGDFLTKDGQPVALVNRDDVNTGVLVASASRPPGSGGVSGQGTVFTVTLQAKQPGDTVISITRPGARNSQQQPIQVLGSQMTVKVQ, encoded by the coding sequence TTGAGAATCTCCAACCGAAGCACTCTCTTGCTGCTGGCGTGTGTCCTGGCGGTTTCCACAAGCCATGCTGAATCAGCAAAGTCTCTTTATCACAAAGGCCAACAAGCGGAGGCAAGGCAGAACTATCTCGAGGCCTATGAGGCTTACAAAGCGGCCTACGACGAAAAACCGACCGACTTACGTTATCGCTCATCGTTTGAGCGAATGAAGTTCCAAGCTGCAGCTGTTCACGTTAAGCATGGCCAGCAGTTGCGTCAGAACGGCGAGCTCGAGAAGGCCCTTCAGGAATTTCAAACGGCAGCGCAGATCGATCCCTCTAGTTTCATTGCTCAGCAGGAGATTACTCGTACCAAGGCTCAAATTGCAGCTGCTACCGGGCAAGGGAACACGAGTCAGCAAGAGCCGAAGCGCGATGACATTTTGCGGCAGCGCATCGAGCAGGCACAGGGACCAGTAGCCCTTGCTCCGATCAACGATCTCTCGATCAATATGCATATCTCCGGCGATAGCAAGACGATCTATCAAACGATCGGCAAGCTCGCCGGCGTCAATATCCTGTTCGATCCGGACTATGTTGCGAGGCAGCTTCCGGCGCTTGAGCTGAACGGTGTCACATTGCAGGAGGCACTGAGCATTGTCTCGATCCAGTCAGGCACGTTTTGGCGGCCAGTGACGCCAAATACAATTTTCGTTGCACCGAATACACAAACAAAGCGCAAGGACCTGGATCAGAGCGTGGTGAAGACTTTTTATCTCACCAACGCGAACAGCCAAACCGAGTTCCAGGACATCGCGAATACACTCCGCACAATTCTGGACATCACGCGCGTGCAGCCGATTGCAGCTGAGAACGCGCTCGTCGTGCGTGGCACTCCAGACCAGGTTGCGCTTGCGTCCAAGATCGTGGGCGATCTCGATAAATCTCGCGCTGAAGTGGTTGTAGACGTCGCCATTCTCCAAGTTTCCCGGGAAAAGATGCGCAACCTGGGATTTACGCCATCCCTGGCGAATGGACCGATTGGAATTCAGCTTATCCCACCCGGACAGACGACGACCACAAATCCGAACGCCAACAACGGGCAGCAGCAGTCGACCACTACATCAAACAACGGACTGACGCTGAATACGTTTGCACACTTGAATGCCACGGATTTCGCGGTGAGTGTCCCCCAGGCGCAACTGAACGCTCTCTTCAGCGATTCTGATACCAAACTGCTGCAGAACCCGGAAATCCGAGCTTCGGACGGCCAGAAGGCATCGCTCAAGATCGGCTCGCGTATTCCGATTGCCACGGGATCGTTTCAGCCCGGCATTGGTGGTGTTGGCATCAACCCGCTCGTCAACACGCAATTTCAATATCTCGATGTTGGCGTAAACATCGATGTTCAGCCCACTGTGCATTTAAACGGGGATGTCACTTTGAAGGTGACAATGGACATCTCCTCGCAGACTAATACCGTTTCAATCGGAGGGATTGACCAGCCCGTCATCAGCCAGCGCAAGATCGATCATCAGATTCGCCTGCGTGAAGGCGAAGTGAATCTGATGGGGGGAATTTTCGAGGATCAAGACCAAAAGAACTACACCGGCATTCCCGGCTTGGGTCAAGTTCCCATATTGAAGTACATCTTCGGCAGTCAGAAAATCGATCACTTGCAGAATGAAGTAGTGTTTGTCCTGATTCCCCATTTGGTACGCGATCAGGACGTTACCGATTTGAACCTGCGACCGATCGACGTGGGGACAGGTACGGGCATTGAACTGAGAGTCACACCGAATCGTCCGGGCCGTGGTGGGCAAGGCGAGGCGCCGTCGCCGCAAGGTCAGCTTCAACAGCAACAGCCAAGGACTGCGGCGCCGTCGAGCACCGCGGCTCTGTCGAACCCTGCTGCGGCTCCCGCTCCGACAGTTGGGGGAGTCCAGGTGCCTCCCCCGCAGTCCGTGAGCCCGGCGACAACGTCCTCTGGGCAACAATCCGCCACGCCCTCCGGGCAGGCTGTTTTGCGCTTCGATCCTGCATCGATTACTACGACCAATGGCGGCACCTTCACGGTAGGAGTAACGATGAACGGCGGTGCTGACGTGGCCTCGGTGCCCCTTCAGATCACTTATGATCCGAAACATCTCTCAGTTGTGAAGATCGACAATGGCGACTTCCTGACCAAAGATGGGCAGCCTGTAGCGTTGGTGAATCGTGACGACGTAAACACGGGCGTCCTCGTTGCTTCAGCCTCGCGACCACCAGGTTCGGGAGGAGTAAGCGGGCAGGGCACTGTATTCACTGTCACGCTTCAAGCGAAACAACCGGGCGATACCGTGATCAGCATCACTCGTCCGGGGGCGCGAAACAGCCAGCAGCAACCCATTCAAGTGCTGGGTTCGCAGATGACAGTGAAGGTTCAGTAG
- the smpB gene encoding SsrA-binding protein SmpB produces MARSATQTKPDKPENVKRDPVASGERDASVNRGASHKYFLLEKFEAGLLLRGTEVKSIRSGQVQLKDAYGLVKDGEVWLLNAHIGPYEHGNIFNHEPLRTRKLLLHREEIRKLIGKTQQKGLTLVPTRVYFRNGKAKIELALARGKQEWDKRETERRRTADKEARDAIARSRRA; encoded by the coding sequence ATGGCTCGCTCCGCTACGCAGACAAAACCCGACAAACCGGAGAACGTAAAGCGGGACCCAGTGGCCTCGGGCGAGCGGGACGCGTCGGTAAACCGGGGGGCCTCGCACAAGTACTTTTTGCTCGAAAAGTTTGAAGCGGGCCTCTTGCTCCGCGGCACTGAGGTCAAGTCCATCCGCTCGGGCCAGGTTCAGCTCAAGGACGCTTATGGACTAGTAAAGGACGGTGAGGTTTGGCTCCTGAACGCCCACATCGGTCCGTATGAGCACGGTAACATCTTCAATCACGAGCCGCTCCGTACCCGCAAGCTGCTCTTGCATCGCGAGGAGATCCGCAAGCTCATAGGCAAGACGCAACAAAAGGGACTCACGCTGGTTCCCACCCGCGTTTACTTTCGTAACGGCAAAGCCAAGATTGAGCTAGCACTGGCTCGCGGAAAGCAGGAGTGGGACAAACGCGAGACAGAGCGTCGCCGAACAGCTGACAAAGAAGCACGCGACGCCATCGCTCGCAGCCGCCGCGCCTGA
- a CDS encoding leucyl aminopeptidase, with product MKFDLAIKNAAEVETDCLVLVVVDKGDRDKPQASVLSAEKALQDAAQELISSSELTGKALELAMLHRPVGVKAKRVLFVGGGRENKFSPNDLRKIAGAAARHLKSKSIRNLAIALPSSVHFHADNAVRAAVIGVLIGDFDPDTYKSDRKDQRIDSLTIAAPVGSDEKVLRPALEEGRIIGESQNFTRELVNEPSNRLTPTILADRARKMASETGLQCEVLGPDEIKALKMGAFWGVAQGSDEPPALIVLKYAPAGAPAEPVLGLVGKAITFDTGGISIKPADGMEKMKYDMAGGATMLGAMRAIAQLKPKVKVNAVICASENMPSGKAQKPGDVQIAMSGKSIEIINTDAEGRLVLADGLTYARTKLGCTHLVDAATLTGACVVALAMVNAGIFANDDTMYERFEKARHQAGEKMWRLPLDDEYRDMIKSSIADIVNSGGRYGGAVTAAMFLKEFVEDKPWIHLDIAGTAWVDEAKPFIAKGPSGIAVRSLIEFVRGFAA from the coding sequence ATGAAATTTGATCTGGCAATCAAGAACGCTGCGGAAGTTGAAACCGATTGTCTGGTACTCGTAGTAGTCGACAAAGGGGACAGGGATAAGCCTCAAGCCTCAGTACTCAGCGCGGAAAAGGCCCTTCAAGATGCTGCGCAGGAACTCATCTCATCAAGCGAGCTGACTGGCAAGGCTCTCGAATTAGCGATGTTGCATCGTCCAGTCGGTGTTAAGGCAAAGCGCGTACTCTTCGTTGGCGGAGGTAGGGAGAACAAGTTTAGTCCCAACGATCTTCGTAAGATCGCCGGAGCCGCAGCCCGCCACCTGAAATCGAAAAGCATTCGCAACCTAGCGATCGCGCTTCCCTCTTCCGTTCACTTTCATGCCGACAATGCAGTACGCGCTGCTGTGATCGGCGTGCTCATCGGCGACTTCGACCCAGATACTTACAAGAGCGACCGCAAGGATCAGCGCATCGACTCACTCACAATTGCGGCGCCGGTCGGAAGTGACGAAAAGGTCCTGCGTCCTGCCTTAGAAGAAGGGCGAATCATCGGCGAGTCCCAGAACTTCACGCGCGAACTGGTCAACGAACCCAGTAACCGTCTCACGCCGACAATCCTTGCGGATCGCGCGCGAAAAATGGCCAGTGAGACTGGCTTGCAATGCGAAGTACTCGGTCCTGATGAGATCAAGGCTCTGAAAATGGGAGCATTCTGGGGTGTTGCCCAAGGCTCCGACGAACCGCCTGCATTGATCGTGCTTAAGTATGCTCCTGCCGGAGCGCCGGCGGAGCCCGTTTTGGGACTCGTAGGTAAGGCGATCACATTTGATACCGGCGGAATCTCGATCAAGCCAGCCGATGGCATGGAGAAGATGAAGTACGACATGGCAGGCGGCGCCACCATGCTGGGCGCCATGCGAGCGATCGCCCAGCTTAAACCGAAAGTAAAAGTAAATGCCGTAATCTGTGCTTCGGAGAACATGCCCTCAGGCAAGGCTCAGAAACCAGGCGATGTCCAGATAGCTATGTCCGGCAAGTCGATCGAGATCATCAATACCGACGCTGAGGGACGTCTCGTCCTGGCCGATGGTCTGACTTATGCCCGTACCAAATTGGGATGCACGCATCTGGTTGATGCTGCCACGCTTACCGGAGCGTGCGTAGTCGCCCTCGCGATGGTCAATGCCGGCATTTTTGCGAATGATGACACGATGTATGAGCGGTTCGAAAAGGCCCGCCATCAGGCAGGCGAAAAGATGTGGCGTCTGCCGCTCGACGATGAGTACCGCGACATGATCAAGTCCAGCATCGCCGATATCGTGAACAGCGGCGGCCGCTACGGCGGAGCAGTTACCGCCGCGATGTTTCTGAAAGAGTTTGTCGAAGACAAGCCTTGGATCCACCTCGACATAGCAGGAACCGCTTGGGTAGATGAGGCGAAACCCTTCATTGCCAAAGGACCGTCGGGCATCGCGGTACGAAGCTTAATCGAGTTTGTGCGGGGCTTCGCGGCGTAA
- a CDS encoding arginine--tRNA ligase, whose translation MYLHFQQVLAERVRALLREKYELDLPNVVIEQPPKIAFGEFALPLAFDLAKRLRKPPRKTAEEVVSALGRVPGFKAFDLAGVGYINARLDRGEFARQMLSPDRGRVTPKDKVLVEHTSINPNKAAHIGHLRNAILGDTFVRLLREAAHLVDVQNYIDNTGVQVADVVVGFEHLEHKSYDEVEALTRAPRFDYYCWDLYARVSQWYEEDSAHKQVRLDTLHKLEEGGNETGRLADLISTAILKRHLETMQRLDIVYDFLPRESEILHLHFWDLAFEQMKQKGVLRFETEGKNKGCWVMKRSSASAGESAEDDKVIVRSNGTVTYVGKDIAYHLWKFGLLGRDFGYRRFYRYPDGHDCWISAQSGEKDHPHFGGVREIYNVIDSRQSDPQNNVIEALRALGYTDQAAHYTHFSYEMVALTPRCAIELGYDVPEEDRKRAYIEVSGRKGFGVKADDLLDTLIMKAIVEVDERQPDKSDAERRQIATQITIGALRYFMLKFTKNAVIAFDFKDALSFEGETGPYVQYAIVRASNIFRKGGTTTEDSLQTFDPAWVRLLEGEDDIWELWLTAGKLSLMVDQCISTTEPAYLAKYAFQLAQLFNNFYHRHHILTEENPSRKSLLLATAAIVQRELVRTLSILGIEAPEVM comes from the coding sequence TTGTACCTTCACTTCCAACAAGTTCTCGCCGAACGCGTCCGCGCACTTCTTCGTGAGAAGTATGAACTCGATCTTCCAAATGTAGTCATCGAACAGCCGCCGAAGATCGCTTTCGGCGAGTTCGCGCTGCCTTTGGCTTTTGACCTTGCGAAGCGTCTGCGCAAGCCTCCGCGCAAGACCGCTGAGGAGGTTGTCAGCGCGCTTGGGAGAGTTCCTGGATTCAAGGCATTTGATCTTGCGGGCGTAGGTTACATCAATGCTCGTCTTGACCGCGGTGAATTCGCCCGGCAGATGTTGTCGCCAGATCGCGGTCGCGTCACTCCGAAGGACAAAGTTCTGGTCGAGCACACCAGTATCAATCCCAACAAAGCGGCCCACATCGGACATCTGCGCAACGCCATTCTCGGCGATACGTTTGTGCGTTTGTTGCGGGAGGCGGCGCATTTAGTAGATGTACAGAATTACATCGACAACACCGGAGTGCAGGTGGCAGATGTAGTTGTTGGCTTCGAGCACCTTGAGCACAAGTCATATGACGAGGTAGAGGCGCTCACCCGCGCTCCCCGCTTCGATTACTACTGCTGGGATCTCTACGCGCGTGTCTCGCAGTGGTACGAAGAGGATTCGGCGCACAAGCAGGTTCGTCTGGATACTCTGCACAAGCTCGAAGAAGGGGGCAATGAGACCGGGCGTCTCGCCGATCTGATCTCAACGGCGATCCTGAAGCGCCATCTGGAAACGATGCAGCGGCTGGACATCGTTTATGACTTCCTGCCACGGGAAAGCGAAATTCTTCACCTGCACTTCTGGGATCTGGCATTTGAACAAATGAAGCAGAAAGGCGTGCTGCGTTTCGAGACCGAGGGCAAGAACAAAGGCTGCTGGGTGATGAAGCGGAGCTCAGCTTCGGCGGGCGAGAGCGCGGAAGATGACAAGGTAATTGTGCGCTCGAATGGGACTGTCACCTACGTCGGTAAGGATATTGCGTATCACCTTTGGAAATTTGGATTGCTGGGTCGCGACTTCGGATATCGGCGCTTCTATCGATATCCCGATGGTCACGATTGTTGGATCTCAGCCCAGAGCGGCGAGAAAGATCATCCCCACTTCGGCGGTGTGAGAGAAATCTACAACGTGATCGACTCGCGCCAATCCGATCCGCAGAACAATGTCATCGAGGCTCTGAGGGCGCTAGGTTACACGGATCAGGCAGCTCACTACACACACTTTTCCTACGAAATGGTGGCCCTTACTCCGCGTTGCGCGATCGAGCTTGGGTATGACGTTCCCGAAGAAGATCGCAAGCGGGCTTACATCGAGGTGTCGGGTCGGAAAGGCTTTGGAGTGAAGGCAGACGATCTGCTGGACACTCTGATCATGAAGGCGATCGTGGAAGTCGATGAGCGGCAGCCAGACAAGTCAGATGCCGAGCGCCGCCAAATTGCGACGCAGATCACCATCGGAGCGTTGCGCTATTTCATGCTGAAGTTCACGAAGAACGCGGTGATTGCCTTCGACTTCAAAGATGCGCTCAGCTTTGAAGGCGAAACCGGACCATATGTCCAGTATGCGATCGTGCGTGCCTCAAATATTTTCCGCAAAGGTGGGACAACTACCGAGGACAGCCTGCAGACCTTCGATCCGGCATGGGTACGGCTGCTCGAAGGGGAAGATGACATCTGGGAGCTATGGCTCACGGCGGGCAAGCTGTCGTTGATGGTAGATCAATGTATCTCAACCACTGAGCCCGCGTACCTGGCGAAGTACGCCTTTCAGCTGGCTCAACTATTCAACAACTTCTACCATCGGCATCACATCCTCACCGAGGAGAACCCAAGTCGCAAGTCTCTCCTGTTGGCGACGGCGGCGATCGTTCAGCGCGAGCTGGTGCGGACACTATCTATTTTGGGAATCGAAGCGCCAGAAGTGATGTGA